In Anaerobacillus isosaccharinicus, one genomic interval encodes:
- the spoIIAB gene encoding anti-sigma F factor yields the protein MKNFMELQFSAQSKNESFARVTVGAFVAQLDPTMDELTEIKTVVSEAVTNSIIHGYDNNPEGIVYISVSLENDVVQITIKDEGIGINDIDEARQPLYTTKPELERSGMGFTIMENFMDDIKVVSNPLLGTTVHLTKLLSNSKALCN from the coding sequence ATGAAAAATTTTATGGAACTTCAATTTTCAGCCCAAAGTAAAAATGAATCTTTCGCCCGGGTAACGGTTGGGGCATTTGTCGCTCAGCTAGATCCAACGATGGATGAGTTAACCGAAATCAAGACTGTTGTTTCAGAGGCAGTTACAAATTCTATTATCCATGGCTATGATAATAATCCAGAAGGAATTGTTTATATTTCCGTTTCTTTAGAAAATGATGTTGTACAAATTACAATTAAAGACGAAGGTATTGGTATCAACGACATCGATGAAGCAAGACAACCATTGTACACAACCAAACCAGAGTTGGAAAGATCTGGCATGGGCTTTACCATTATGGAAAACTTTATGGATGATATAAAAGTTGTTTCAAATCCGTTACTCGGAACAACAGTTCATTTAACAAAGCTTTTATCAAATAGTAAAGCTTTATGCAATTAA
- a CDS encoding YqzK family protein, whose product MIKNFFSVAWDTIRVFLLFMGCTLLFYYGILWVSQEYESYHRYDEPKGRAVKVVQMAEPVERNGFLDRLMFFYHFGE is encoded by the coding sequence ATGATTAAGAACTTCTTTTCTGTTGCTTGGGACACAATACGCGTATTTCTGCTATTTATGGGGTGCACGTTATTGTTTTATTATGGTATTCTATGGGTGAGTCAAGAATATGAGAGTTATCATCGCTATGATGAGCCGAAAGGAAGAGCAGTTAAAGTCGTTCAAATGGCTGAACCAGTTGAACGAAATGGCTTTTTAGATCGACTTATGTTTTTCTATCATTTTGGTGAGTGA
- the spoIIAA gene encoding anti-sigma F factor antagonist, producing MSLTINMEKKDSILCVRIDGELDHHTSEKLRNEVDEQLQKGKYKHLVLNLENLTFMDSSGLGVILGRYKQITNNGGEMVICSITPPIKRLMDMSGLFKIIRLADNEQFALETLGVA from the coding sequence GTGAGCTTGACCATTAATATGGAGAAAAAAGACTCAATACTTTGTGTAAGAATTGATGGTGAACTAGATCATCATACAAGTGAAAAGCTTCGTAATGAAGTGGATGAACAATTACAAAAAGGTAAATATAAGCATTTAGTTTTAAATTTAGAAAACTTAACATTCATGGATAGCTCTGGTTTAGGTGTAATTCTAGGGCGCTATAAGCAAATTACGAATAATGGTGGCGAAATGGTCATATGTTCCATTACCCCTCCAATCAAGCGATTGATGGATATGTCAGGACTATTTAAGATTATTAGATTAGCTGACAATGAGCAGTTCGCATTGGAAACATTGGGGGTGGCTTAA
- the sigF gene encoding RNA polymerase sporulation sigma factor SigF, with the protein MDVEVKNEKKEAYLTDKEVKELIARSQEGDQDARDKIVNRNTRLVWSVVQRFLNRGYEPEDLFQIGCIGLIKSVDKFDLSYDVKFSTYAVPMIIGEIQRFLRDDGTVKVSRSLKETANKIRKMKDELSKTLGRIPTINEIAEKLEITPEEVVFAQEASRSLSSIHETVYENDGDPITLLDQIADQSEHKWFDKIALKEAIRHLNERERLIVYLRYYKDQTQSEVANRLGISQVQVSRLEKKILQQIKDQMED; encoded by the coding sequence ATGGATGTGGAGGTTAAAAACGAGAAGAAAGAAGCATACTTAACGGATAAAGAAGTAAAAGAGTTAATTGCTAGAAGTCAAGAAGGCGATCAAGATGCTCGTGATAAAATCGTGAATCGTAATACGAGGTTAGTATGGTCTGTTGTTCAGCGATTCTTGAATAGAGGTTATGAGCCAGAGGATTTATTTCAAATAGGTTGTATCGGTTTGATTAAATCTGTAGATAAATTCGATTTATCTTATGATGTTAAGTTTTCCACGTATGCAGTTCCAATGATTATTGGTGAAATCCAACGATTTTTAAGAGATGATGGAACGGTTAAAGTTAGTCGTTCATTAAAGGAAACTGCCAATAAAATTAGGAAAATGAAAGATGAACTTTCGAAAACATTAGGCCGAATACCAACCATTAACGAGATTGCTGAAAAACTTGAAATAACGCCTGAAGAAGTAGTGTTTGCACAAGAAGCAAGTCGTAGTCTATCTTCAATTCATGAAACTGTTTATGAAAATGACGGTGATCCAATTACTCTACTAGATCAAATCGCAGACCAATCCGAGCACAAATGGTTTGATAAAATTGCTTTAAAAGAAGCGATCCGCCATTTAAATGAACGGGAGCGTTTGATTGTGTACCTTCGTTATTATAAAGACCAAACTCAATCTGAGGTAGCAAATCGACTAGGAATATCTCAGGTCCAGGTTTCAAGGTTAGAGAAAAAAATATTGCAACAAATAAAAGACCAAATGGAAGATTAG
- a CDS encoding purine-nucleoside phosphorylase, whose protein sequence is MYQVLEKAIETTKFIQGKITTEPTIGLILGSGLGELALEIDDSVVIPYEEIPNFPVSTVEGHAGQLVIGKLNGKTVVAMQGRFHFYEGYSMQEVTFPVRVMKLLGVSTIVVTNACGGMNPAFSPGDLMIITDHINMTGANPLIGVNEKEFGPRFPDMSTAYTREFIPMIEEMAASIGVTIQKGVYASISGPTYMTAAELIMLRKIGADVVGMSTVPEVIVARHMDMKVIGISCITDMAIGEELEGVTHEQVVAVANRTKPKFIQLIKETLLKL, encoded by the coding sequence GTGTATCAAGTATTAGAAAAAGCCATAGAAACTACCAAGTTTATTCAAGGGAAAATTACAACAGAACCGACAATAGGTCTTATACTTGGCTCAGGTCTTGGGGAACTAGCTCTTGAAATTGATGATAGCGTCGTAATTCCTTATGAAGAAATTCCAAACTTCCCAGTATCAACAGTAGAAGGCCATGCCGGACAATTGGTAATTGGTAAGCTAAATGGTAAAACAGTTGTTGCTATGCAAGGGCGTTTTCACTTTTATGAAGGGTATTCAATGCAAGAAGTAACTTTCCCAGTTCGCGTGATGAAACTACTAGGGGTTTCAACAATTGTTGTCACGAATGCGTGTGGCGGGATGAATCCAGCTTTTTCACCGGGTGACTTAATGATTATAACTGATCATATTAATATGACAGGGGCGAATCCATTAATCGGTGTAAACGAAAAAGAATTCGGACCAAGATTTCCGGATATGAGCACAGCCTATACGAGAGAGTTTATTCCAATGATTGAGGAAATGGCTGCTTCCATTGGTGTAACAATCCAAAAGGGTGTATACGCAAGTATATCAGGACCTACATACATGACAGCAGCTGAACTAATTATGCTTCGTAAAATAGGAGCAGATGTAGTCGGCATGTCTACCGTACCAGAAGTAATTGTTGCAAGACATATGGATATGAAAGTAATTGGCATTAGCTGTATCACTGATATGGCGATCGGCGAAGAGCTAGAAGGCGTCACACACGAACAAGTTGTAGCAGTCGCAAACCGAACAAAACCAAAGTTTATTCAACTAATAAAAGAAACACTATTGAAGTTGTAA
- a CDS encoding Fur family transcriptional regulator, producing the protein MEKRIERIKKQLHSQSYKLTPQREATVRVLLEHEEDHLSAEDVYLLVKEKSPEIGLATVYRTLELLSELKVVDKINFGDGVSRYDLRQEGAAHFHHHLVCIECGAVDEIQEDLLGDVEKIVEEHWNFQVKDHRLTFHGICSRCQENKPE; encoded by the coding sequence ATGGAAAAAAGAATAGAGCGTATTAAAAAACAGTTGCATTCTCAAAGCTACAAGCTTACTCCACAACGAGAGGCGACAGTTCGCGTGCTATTAGAGCACGAAGAAGATCATTTGAGCGCAGAGGATGTTTATCTTTTAGTAAAAGAGAAATCTCCTGAAATAGGCTTAGCTACAGTATATCGGACACTAGAACTACTTAGTGAATTGAAGGTTGTAGACAAAATTAACTTTGGTGATGGTGTTTCGCGCTATGATTTACGTCAAGAAGGGGCAGCTCATTTCCATCATCATTTAGTGTGTATTGAGTGTGGAGCAGTAGATGAAATTCAAGAAGATTTACTAGGTGACGTAGAAAAGATTGTTGAGGAACATTGGAATTTTCAAGTTAAAGATCATCGTCTAACTTTCCATGGAATTTGCAGTCGATGCCAAGAGAATAAACCAGAATAA
- a CDS encoding DDE-type integrase/transposase/recombinase has product MLPQIITYLLTFINYQEQVIRTLLTLLIGKSMFDKPTEAPVNKPYRKLQVDDLPIIEVPKKLDFQVLLTEHLKSKGKPLKPVQRRSNSTPVPSSMKCPTCGAPSDYLYANNGAKGQFQCKVCSCLFSERNRYLKEAILKCPHCSKTLEKVKERKDFHVYKCKNDACSYYQHKRNAMTQKEKNRFKEDPQAFKLRYIYRQFHIDFQPLAKHSPKRPRVDLSRIYVSPHTLGLILTYHVNYGLSARKTAALMKDVHGVSISRQSILNYENSVALWLKPYIDHYPYELSDQFCGDETYIRVNGRWHYLFFFFDAVKKVILSYPVSPNRDTATAIKAIDEVLLKLRKIPENLTFVVDGNPIYLLAQHFFAQHQIPFEVIQVIGLTNEDEVSKEYRPLKQIIERLNRTFKGNYRSTHGFGSEHGSVSFVTLFVAYFNFLRPHSALEGKVPVTLPELEKLPNMPARWTTLIGLAQDWISKQTA; this is encoded by the coding sequence TTGTTACCTCAAATTATAACCTATTTACTTACTTTTATAAACTACCAAGAACAAGTAATTCGAACGCTCCTTACCCTTTTAATAGGGAAGAGCATGTTTGATAAACCGACTGAGGCTCCAGTTAATAAACCATATCGCAAGCTTCAAGTTGATGATCTACCGATCATTGAAGTTCCAAAAAAACTAGATTTTCAAGTTTTATTAACCGAGCATCTTAAGTCTAAAGGTAAACCTCTCAAACCAGTACAAAGACGGTCGAATTCAACACCCGTTCCTTCATCAATGAAATGTCCTACGTGTGGTGCTCCATCTGATTATTTGTATGCGAACAATGGAGCGAAAGGACAATTTCAATGTAAGGTGTGTTCATGTCTTTTCAGTGAGAGAAATCGATATCTCAAGGAAGCAATCCTGAAATGCCCTCACTGTTCAAAAACACTTGAAAAAGTGAAGGAAAGAAAAGACTTCCATGTGTACAAGTGTAAAAACGACGCTTGTTCTTATTACCAACATAAACGTAATGCGATGACTCAAAAAGAGAAAAATCGGTTCAAAGAAGATCCTCAAGCCTTTAAACTTCGCTATATTTACCGCCAGTTTCACATTGATTTTCAACCATTAGCGAAGCATTCACCAAAGAGACCACGAGTTGATCTATCAAGAATTTATGTGTCTCCACATACGCTTGGATTGATATTGACTTATCACGTCAATTATGGACTTTCAGCCCGTAAAACAGCAGCGCTGATGAAAGACGTACATGGTGTTTCAATCTCTCGTCAAAGCATTTTAAATTACGAAAATAGTGTGGCCTTGTGGTTGAAACCGTATATTGATCACTATCCTTATGAGCTTTCAGATCAATTCTGCGGTGACGAAACGTACATCCGTGTGAATGGCCGTTGGCATTACCTATTTTTCTTTTTTGATGCCGTAAAGAAAGTCATTCTCTCTTATCCTGTGTCACCTAACCGAGACACAGCTACAGCTATTAAAGCGATAGACGAAGTGTTGTTAAAGCTTAGGAAAATCCCAGAAAACCTAACTTTCGTTGTCGATGGCAATCCCATTTACTTATTAGCACAACACTTTTTTGCCCAGCATCAAATCCCGTTTGAGGTGATTCAGGTAATTGGCTTAACCAACGAAGACGAGGTATCAAAGGAATATCGACCTCTCAAACAAATTATCGAGCGGCTAAATCGTACCTTTAAAGGAAACTATCGATCCACTCATGGTTTCGGGTCAGAACATGGTTCTGTTTCTTTTGTGACCTTGTTCGTTGCTTACTTTAACTTTCTAAGACCACATTCAGCATTGGAAGGAAAAGTACCAGTAACACTTCCTGAGCTAGAAAAGCTTCCAAACATGCCAGCTAGATGGACAACTCTTATTGGTCTTGCCCAGGACTGGATAAGTAAGCAAACTGCCTAA
- a CDS encoding purine-nucleoside phosphorylase produces MNNAVKYLRKKVSVQPEIGLILGSGLGVLAEEIENPVKIPYDEIPGFPVSTVEGHAGQLVIGTLQGKQVITMQGRFHYYEGYSLERVTFPVRVMKELGVKSVIVTNAAGGINEDFTPGDLMIITDHINNFGDNPLIGPNDPAVGVRFPDMSTAYSKTLVKLAKDVARELEIEIKEGIYVGNTGPSYETPAEIKMLRTLGGDAVGMSTVPEVIVARHSNLEVLGISCISNMAAGILDQPLTHDEVIETTEKVRSNFLSFIKEIVKEMN; encoded by the coding sequence ATGAACAATGCAGTAAAATATTTAAGAAAAAAAGTTTCAGTACAACCTGAGATTGGCTTAATTTTAGGCTCTGGCTTAGGCGTTTTAGCTGAGGAGATTGAAAATCCAGTCAAAATCCCTTATGACGAAATACCTGGATTTCCTGTATCAACTGTAGAAGGACATGCAGGTCAACTAGTAATTGGTACTCTACAAGGGAAACAAGTCATTACGATGCAAGGTAGATTTCATTATTATGAAGGCTATTCGTTAGAGCGTGTAACCTTTCCTGTACGAGTGATGAAGGAGCTTGGGGTTAAAAGTGTCATTGTTACAAATGCAGCAGGTGGTATTAATGAGGACTTTACCCCAGGTGATTTAATGATTATTACGGATCATATTAATAATTTTGGTGATAATCCATTAATTGGGCCAAACGATCCCGCAGTGGGAGTTCGTTTTCCTGATATGTCCACCGCTTATAGTAAAACACTAGTTAAGTTAGCGAAAGATGTAGCTAGGGAATTAGAGATTGAGATTAAGGAAGGAATTTATGTAGGCAATACTGGGCCTTCATATGAAACTCCAGCCGAAATAAAAATGCTCCGCACATTAGGCGGTGATGCAGTAGGTATGTCAACAGTACCGGAAGTGATTGTTGCAAGACATAGTAATCTTGAAGTTTTAGGTATTTCATGTATTTCAAATATGGCTGCTGGAATTCTAGATCAACCATTAACACATGATGAAGTAATTGAGACGACAGAAAAGGTAAGATCAAACTTTTTGAGTTTTATAAAAGAGATCGTAAAGGAAATGAATTAA
- the spoIIM gene encoding stage II sporulation protein M produces MRRKASGIRQLVAYHIEENRSIYIFTIVLFLMGIIFGAIIVNSLNLGQRHDLHIYLTQFFGQVADGQLADSAAMFSQSFAHYVKYIGLMWVLGLTIIGLPIILVLLFIKGVVVGFTVGFLVNQLGMNGFLLSFASVMPQNFILVPAFIIIATASVSFSLKMIRHQFIKRSHEPIFQQFLRYSVLVLCIGAVLAIASGFEAYVSPNLMRMVVNWM; encoded by the coding sequence ATGAGAAGGAAGGCAAGCGGGATTAGGCAGTTGGTTGCTTATCATATAGAAGAAAATCGTTCAATTTATATTTTTACAATTGTTTTATTTTTAATGGGGATCATTTTTGGTGCGATCATCGTAAATAGTTTAAATCTTGGTCAAAGACATGATTTACATATATATTTAACACAATTTTTTGGACAAGTAGCTGATGGACAACTAGCAGATTCAGCAGCGATGTTTTCTCAAAGTTTTGCCCACTATGTAAAATATATTGGCTTGATGTGGGTGCTGGGTCTTACGATTATAGGGCTTCCAATAATCTTAGTTTTACTATTTATCAAAGGTGTAGTCGTTGGGTTTACTGTAGGTTTTTTAGTAAATCAATTAGGAATGAATGGTTTTTTATTATCATTTGCATCAGTAATGCCACAAAACTTTATTTTAGTTCCAGCATTTATCATAATCGCTACTGCTTCAGTATCTTTTTCGTTAAAGATGATCCGTCATCAGTTTATTAAACGGAGCCATGAACCAATTTTTCAGCAATTTTTAAGGTATTCAGTATTAGTTTTATGTATTGGTGCAGTATTAGCGATTGCGTCTGGTTTTGAAGCATATGTTTCACCTAATTTAATGAGGATGGTTGTTAATTGGATGTAA
- the xerD gene encoding site-specific tyrosine recombinase XerD encodes MKNQIEDFLHFIIVEKGLAKNTIDSYKRDLTKYTQYLLNVEQMNSLNDVTRIDIMNYLFFLKEEGRASTTIARTIASIRSFHQFLLRERQTVNDPSVHIETPKQERKLPKVLSFDEVDALLSAPNTTTPFDFRNKAMLELLYATGIRVSELCSLKLQDVHLSMGFIQCIGKGNKERIIPIGKLATEALSKYINFSRAMLMKKNNHDFLFVNHHGTSLSRQGFWKILKKISKDAKIEKELTPHTLRHSFATHLLENGADLRAVQEMLGHVDISTTQIYTHVTKTRLKDVYTNFHPRA; translated from the coding sequence ATGAAAAATCAGATAGAAGATTTTCTGCATTTTATAATCGTAGAAAAAGGGTTGGCTAAAAATACCATTGATTCTTACAAAAGAGACCTTACAAAGTACACTCAATATTTATTAAATGTAGAGCAAATGAATTCCTTAAATGATGTTACCCGAATTGATATTATGAACTATTTATTCTTTTTAAAAGAAGAAGGACGAGCGTCTACAACAATTGCTAGAACGATAGCTTCTATTCGATCATTTCATCAATTTCTTTTACGTGAGAGACAAACGGTAAACGATCCTTCCGTTCATATTGAAACCCCGAAGCAAGAGCGGAAATTACCGAAAGTTCTTTCATTTGACGAAGTAGATGCCCTGTTATCAGCACCAAATACTACTACACCATTCGATTTTCGAAATAAAGCAATGCTAGAGCTACTCTACGCTACAGGGATTCGTGTTTCAGAGCTATGTTCACTTAAACTACAAGACGTTCACCTATCCATGGGGTTTATCCAATGTATAGGCAAAGGGAACAAAGAAAGAATTATTCCTATTGGTAAATTAGCGACCGAAGCGCTTAGTAAGTATATTAATTTTTCGAGAGCAATGTTAATGAAAAAGAATAACCATGATTTTTTATTTGTAAATCATCATGGGACAAGTTTATCAAGGCAAGGATTTTGGAAAATATTAAAAAAAATTAGTAAAGATGCAAAAATTGAAAAGGAACTTACCCCACACACGTTACGTCATTCTTTTGCTACTCATTTGTTAGAAAATGGGGCAGACTTACGGGCGGTTCAAGAGATGCTAGGACATGTTGACATTTCCACGACCCAAATCTATACCCATGTAACAAAAACGAGATTGAAAGATGTATATACAAATTTTCATCCGAGAGCATAA
- a CDS encoding pyrimidine-nucleoside phosphorylase, producing MRMVDLIEKKRDGKELTKEEIEFIIKGYTSEVIPDYQMSAFAMAVYFQNMTDDERAALTMAMVESGDQINLAEIEGIKVDKHSTGGVGDTTTLVLAPLVASVGVPVAKMSGRGLGHTGGTIDKLEAVKGFSVEISNQQFIDLVNKNKVAVVGQSGNLTPADKKLYALRDVTATVNSIPLIASSIMSKKIASGADAIVLDVKTGAGAFMKELKQAEELAKAMVDIGNNLGRNTIAIISDMSQPLGFAIGNALEVKEAIDTLKGQGPKDLLELCLSLGSQMVLLAGRTNTIEEARKLLEDAIASGKGLETLKTFLEAQGGDASVVDDIKKLPTAQYLIDVPAKESGYVSNIIADQIGVAAMLLGAGRATKKSMIDLAVGIELRKKVGDYVEAGEALVTLHSNQENVDDVTGRVYASYSITSEKVTVPTLIYKEIR from the coding sequence ATGAGGATGGTTGATTTAATTGAAAAAAAGCGTGACGGTAAAGAGCTAACGAAAGAAGAGATTGAGTTTATCATTAAAGGCTACACAAGTGAAGTGATACCAGATTATCAAATGAGTGCTTTTGCAATGGCTGTTTATTTTCAAAATATGACAGATGATGAGCGAGCAGCTTTAACGATGGCAATGGTAGAATCTGGCGATCAAATAAACCTTGCAGAAATTGAAGGTATTAAGGTCGATAAGCATAGTACAGGTGGTGTAGGTGATACGACCACTCTTGTTCTAGCTCCTTTAGTAGCAAGTGTTGGAGTTCCCGTCGCTAAAATGAGTGGGCGAGGTTTAGGCCACACAGGTGGAACGATTGATAAGTTAGAAGCGGTTAAAGGTTTTTCAGTAGAAATATCAAATCAGCAGTTTATTGATCTTGTAAATAAGAATAAAGTCGCAGTAGTTGGACAAAGCGGGAACTTGACTCCAGCTGATAAAAAACTATACGCACTTAGAGATGTTACTGCAACAGTTAATTCAATTCCTTTAATTGCAAGTTCAATTATGAGTAAAAAAATTGCTTCAGGTGCAGACGCAATCGTCTTAGATGTTAAAACTGGAGCAGGAGCTTTTATGAAGGAACTCAAACAAGCAGAAGAATTGGCTAAAGCAATGGTAGATATCGGAAACAATTTAGGTCGAAATACGATTGCTATCATTTCTGATATGAGTCAGCCTCTAGGTTTTGCAATTGGAAATGCCCTTGAAGTGAAAGAAGCAATCGATACGTTGAAAGGTCAAGGTCCAAAAGATTTGTTAGAGTTATGTTTATCGTTAGGAAGTCAAATGGTCTTGCTCGCTGGTCGAACGAACACTATTGAAGAAGCGAGGAAATTATTAGAAGATGCGATTGCTTCTGGTAAAGGGCTTGAAACGTTAAAAACGTTTTTAGAAGCCCAGGGTGGAGATGCATCTGTTGTCGATGATATAAAAAAATTACCGACGGCTCAATACTTAATTGATGTTCCAGCTAAAGAGTCAGGCTATGTGTCGAATATAATTGCAGATCAAATTGGTGTAGCAGCAATGTTATTAGGTGCTGGACGCGCTACAAAAAAATCGATGATCGATTTAGCTGTAGGTATTGAGCTTCGAAAAAAAGTCGGTGATTATGTAGAAGCGGGAGAAGCTTTAGTTACCCTTCATAGCAACCAAGAGAACGTTGATGATGTTACAGGAAGAGTCTATGCTTCTTATTCGATCACATCAGAAAAAGTAACAGTACCAACCCTGATTTATAAAGAAATTAGATAG
- the deoB gene encoding phosphopentomutase, whose protein sequence is MENNSYKRIFLVVMDSVGIGEAPDAEKFGDVGSNTLGHIAERMNGLHMPNMARLGLSNIKEIQGIDKAEKPLAHFGKMAEASNGKDTMTGHWEIMGLHIETPFKTFPNGFPKELLDELTKRTGRKIIGNIPASGTEILDLLAQEHFDTGALIVYTSADSVLQIAAHEDIVPLEELYNICKIARQLTLDEKYMVGRIIARPFIGHHGAWQRTTNRHDYALKPFARTVMNEIQDNGFDSIAIGKISDIYDGEGITKSIRTVSNMDGMDKLVETLDMDFTGLSFLNLVDFDALYGHRRDPIGYGKALEEYDARLPEILEKLNDYDLLIITADHGNDPVAPGSDHTREYVPLIVYEKGMKQAINLGVRSTFADIGATIADNFNVTLPKYGKSFLQELRKGRE, encoded by the coding sequence ATGGAGAACAATTCTTACAAAAGAATTTTTTTAGTTGTCATGGATTCAGTAGGGATCGGTGAAGCGCCAGATGCTGAAAAATTTGGTGACGTGGGATCCAATACATTAGGACATATAGCAGAAAGAATGAATGGATTACATATGCCGAATATGGCGAGGTTAGGTTTAAGCAATATTAAGGAAATTCAAGGGATTGATAAAGCAGAAAAACCACTTGCTCATTTTGGGAAAATGGCAGAAGCATCTAATGGAAAAGATACAATGACAGGTCATTGGGAAATAATGGGTCTACACATTGAGACTCCATTTAAAACGTTTCCAAATGGGTTTCCAAAAGAGCTTCTAGATGAATTAACAAAGAGGACAGGCAGAAAAATAATTGGAAATATCCCAGCATCAGGAACGGAAATTTTAGATTTACTCGCACAAGAGCACTTTGATACAGGGGCTTTAATTGTGTACACTTCTGCAGATTCAGTTTTGCAAATAGCGGCTCATGAGGACATTGTTCCTCTTGAAGAATTGTACAACATATGTAAAATTGCTAGGCAATTAACCTTAGATGAAAAATATATGGTTGGACGAATAATTGCCCGTCCCTTTATTGGACATCATGGTGCATGGCAACGAACAACAAATCGCCATGACTATGCATTAAAACCGTTTGCTCGTACAGTTATGAATGAAATTCAAGATAATGGATTTGACTCAATCGCAATTGGGAAAATTTCTGATATTTATGATGGCGAGGGAATCACTAAGTCAATACGAACGGTTTCTAATATGGATGGAATGGATAAATTAGTTGAAACGTTAGACATGGATTTTACAGGGCTGAGCTTCTTAAACTTAGTTGATTTTGATGCTTTATATGGTCATCGTCGCGATCCAATTGGTTACGGAAAGGCTTTAGAAGAATATGATGCTAGATTACCTGAGATACTGGAAAAATTAAATGATTACGACTTATTGATTATTACTGCAGATCATGGTAACGACCCTGTGGCTCCTGGGTCTGATCATACAAGAGAATATGTACCGTTAATTGTTTATGAAAAAGGTATGAAACAAGCGATTAACTTAGGCGTTAGAAGTACATTTGCTGATATTGGTGCGACAATAGCCGATAATTTTAATGTTACTCTGCCGAAATACGGAAAAAGTTTTCTACAAGAATTGCGAAAGGGACGTGAGTAA
- a CDS encoding D-alanyl-D-alanine carboxypeptidase family protein — MRGFFVRFLAITLLLSTFQVTAFAEEGKVQLAKESSSAILMERDTGTILFEKNSDEQLPPASMTKIMTMLLIMEALDQGKITLDEKVRTSERAASMGGSQIFLEVGEEMTLEEMLKGIAIASGNDASVAMAEHLAGSEENFITMMNDKAKSLGLSNTNFMNSNGLPAENHYTTAYDLAVISKELLKYEDILAYTSLYEDYLREGTDKKFWLVNTNKLVKFYPGVDGLKTGFTREAMYCLTVTAKKNDMRVIAVVMGAKTPKERNRQITEMLDYAFSQYSTHNLYDRGHIITTSKVSKGQKPMVEVVTSESVSVLTKKGENIDNVEEVVTINEDLKAPIKKGEQIGTLRLEKEGTVLVEVPLVANEEIGVASWWQIFKRTTAKFSGRS; from the coding sequence ATGAGGGGATTTTTTGTTCGTTTTTTAGCAATTACACTACTATTATCAACATTTCAAGTCACAGCCTTTGCTGAAGAAGGAAAGGTGCAATTAGCAAAAGAGTCTTCATCTGCAATTTTAATGGAGAGAGACACTGGAACAATATTGTTCGAAAAAAATAGTGATGAACAGCTTCCGCCCGCTAGTATGACAAAAATTATGACAATGCTTCTTATCATGGAAGCTTTAGATCAAGGGAAGATTACCCTTGATGAAAAAGTCCGTACTAGTGAACGAGCAGCTTCTATGGGAGGATCACAAATCTTTCTAGAAGTTGGAGAAGAAATGACACTTGAAGAGATGTTAAAAGGTATTGCAATTGCTTCTGGAAATGATGCATCAGTTGCTATGGCAGAGCATTTAGCTGGTTCTGAAGAAAACTTTATAACAATGATGAATGATAAGGCAAAATCGTTAGGTTTATCTAACACAAATTTTATGAATTCGAATGGTTTACCAGCAGAAAACCATTATACGACTGCTTATGATTTAGCAGTCATTTCAAAAGAGTTATTGAAGTACGAAGATATTTTAGCTTATACAAGCCTGTATGAGGATTATCTAAGAGAAGGAACTGATAAGAAGTTTTGGCTAGTTAATACGAATAAATTAGTAAAATTTTATCCTGGTGTTGATGGCTTAAAGACTGGATTTACAAGAGAGGCTATGTATTGCTTGACGGTAACTGCTAAGAAAAATGATATGCGTGTTATAGCGGTAGTTATGGGTGCAAAAACACCTAAAGAACGCAATCGACAAATTACAGAAATGTTAGATTATGCCTTTAGCCAATACAGTACTCACAACTTATATGATCGTGGACATATTATTACTACCTCAAAAGTAAGTAAAGGTCAAAAGCCGATGGTAGAAGTAGTAACCTCTGAGAGTGTTTCTGTCTTAACGAAAAAAGGTGAAAACATTGATAATGTTGAGGAAGTAGTTACGATCAATGAAGATTTAAAGGCACCAATTAAAAAGGGAGAACAAATTGGGACCCTTCGTCTCGAAAAAGAAGGCACAGTTCTAGTTGAAGTACCACTAGTTGCAAATGAAGAAATCGGGGTTGCTAGTTGGTGGCAAATATTTAAACGTACTACTGCTAAATTTAGTGGACGTTCATAA